From one Zhongshania sp. R06B22 genomic stretch:
- the tilS gene encoding tRNA lysidine(34) synthetase TilS — translation MTELLSPISATLAPYLACQRWYIAYSGGLDSHVLLHLAWRLRQEALRAGKPFPELCAIHVNHQLQADSPHWAAHCTSTCNEYGIAIDVRAVSIEGRRQGVESLARAARYKVFEDIVDERSVLLIAHHQDDQAETFLLRLMRGAGAAGLAAMPVSRPLGRATLFRPLLNMARSQLEAYAAEHCLEFIDDPSNRDPHYRRNFLRHRVMPVLAEVWPAYRHSIARAAELQAETNNLLSAYLSTDVTTISDADGSLDLKALMKFDALRQRAVLRHYVLQHLGIRLDKAQSEELVGQFLHSSPDSQPVFELNNGMTIRAFRGRLSCERDPVGYVFDRGLVQDWDGQQVCLIRGLGRLSAEAGGKFLPRGKMTVRFRSGGERCRIAGHEHSRPLKKLLQEWDVPPWKRDVLPLIYCDDEIAAIADIAVCEGFQAGAGETGLSLRWLLSR, via the coding sequence ATGACTGAACTACTGTCCCCTATTTCAGCAACGCTGGCCCCTTACTTGGCTTGTCAGCGTTGGTATATTGCCTATAGTGGCGGTCTAGACTCCCATGTCTTGCTTCATCTTGCCTGGCGATTGCGGCAGGAAGCCTTGCGTGCTGGCAAGCCCTTTCCAGAACTTTGTGCCATCCATGTTAATCATCAATTGCAGGCAGACTCACCCCATTGGGCTGCTCACTGTACAAGCACGTGCAATGAATATGGGATTGCCATCGACGTTCGAGCGGTCAGTATTGAGGGGCGCAGGCAGGGCGTAGAAAGTCTTGCTAGGGCGGCCCGTTATAAAGTGTTTGAAGATATCGTCGATGAGCGCAGTGTGCTGTTAATAGCGCATCACCAAGATGATCAAGCGGAAACATTTTTACTGCGCTTGATGCGCGGTGCCGGTGCGGCCGGTTTAGCGGCAATGCCGGTAAGCCGACCACTGGGGCGAGCTACGCTGTTTAGGCCGCTGTTAAATATGGCGCGCTCACAACTTGAAGCTTACGCGGCTGAGCACTGTCTTGAATTTATCGATGACCCCAGCAACCGCGACCCGCACTACCGGCGTAATTTTCTTCGTCATCGTGTGATGCCAGTACTGGCAGAGGTCTGGCCGGCTTACCGACATAGCATTGCTCGCGCCGCGGAGTTGCAGGCTGAAACGAACAATTTATTGAGCGCCTATCTCAGCACTGATGTGACCACGATTAGTGATGCTGACGGTAGCTTAGATCTTAAGGCCTTGATGAAGTTTGATGCTTTGCGGCAGCGAGCGGTGCTGCGTCATTATGTTCTTCAGCATCTTGGGATTCGTTTAGATAAGGCTCAAAGTGAAGAGCTTGTGGGACAGTTTTTGCACTCTAGTCCCGATAGTCAGCCGGTATTCGAGCTAAATAATGGTATGACCATTCGAGCGTTTCGCGGGCGTCTTTCCTGTGAGCGAGATCCAGTGGGATACGTTTTCGATCGCGGTCTTGTGCAGGACTGGGATGGCCAGCAAGTCTGTTTGATAAGGGGCTTGGGGCGCCTTAGTGCTGAGGCTGGTGGTAAGTTTCTGCCCCGCGGCAAAATGACGGTACGTTTCCGTAGTGGTGGCGAGCGCTGCCGCATAGCAGGCCATGAGCACAGTAGGCCGCTAAAGAAGCTACTCCAGGAGTGGGATGTGCCGCCATGGAAGCGGGATGTTCTGCCTTTAATATATTGCGATGATGAAATAGCAGCAATTGCGGATATCGCGGTTTGTGAGGGTTTTCAGGCTGGCGCTGGTGAGACCGGACTGAGCCTACGTTGGCTTTTGAGTCGCTGA
- the fabZ gene encoding 3-hydroxyacyl-ACP dehydratase FabZ: MMDINEIKEYLPQRFPFLLVDRVLELTLGESIVAIKNVTGNEDFFNGHFPDLPIMPGVLIIEAMAQAAGILGFKTLDKRPSEGSIYMFAGVDKARFKRQVVPGDQLVLKAQYVSDSRGLWKFNCQAFVDDKLACSATILCIDRQR; this comes from the coding sequence CTGATGGACATTAATGAAATAAAGGAATACCTGCCGCAACGTTTTCCGTTCTTGTTGGTTGATCGAGTGTTGGAGTTAACACTCGGAGAATCTATCGTTGCTATAAAGAACGTGACCGGAAATGAAGACTTTTTTAACGGCCATTTTCCGGATTTACCGATTATGCCGGGTGTGTTGATCATTGAGGCAATGGCTCAGGCCGCAGGTATTTTGGGCTTTAAAACACTGGATAAAAGACCTTCAGAAGGGTCGATCTATATGTTTGCCGGGGTAGATAAGGCGCGTTTTAAACGTCAAGTAGTACCTGGCGATCAGTTGGTGTTAAAAGCGCAGTATGTATCCGATAGTAGAGGGCTGTGGAAGTTCAATTGCCAGGCATTTGTTGACGATAAACTGGCCTGTTCGGCAACCATTTTGTGCATTGATCGGCAGCGTTGA
- the lpxB gene encoding lipid-A-disaccharide synthase has translation MTVLRIGIIAGEASGDILGADLIRAIKQRHPSAIFEGVGGPLMIEQGCRSLCDMDRLSVMGLVEPLKRLPELLRLRRLLKAHFLTWQPAIVIGIDSPDFNLNIELYLRQRGMKTLHYVSPSVWAWRQGRVKKIAKAVDHMLTLFPFEEQFYQEHGVPVTCVGHPLADQIPLHDQRAEARTELDVEDGHPVLAILPGSRSGEVAQLIEPFLNAAQWLRSAQPNIEFLIPAANVERKQQILQAVATLSRDLPVRVVLGQSRTVMAASDVVLMASGTTSLEALLLQRPMVVAYRFGKWSYQIFSRLVKTPFFSLPNLLAQRALVPELLQDEVCAEVIGPLLLEQLNNANHRDTLVAEFQIIHRQLARGASERAADIVLQCAGVEDV, from the coding sequence ATGACTGTATTGCGAATCGGTATTATTGCTGGAGAAGCCTCTGGTGATATTTTGGGCGCTGATTTAATTCGCGCAATTAAGCAACGTCACCCCAGTGCCATCTTTGAAGGTGTGGGTGGCCCGCTGATGATCGAGCAGGGCTGCCGGAGTCTGTGCGATATGGACCGCTTGTCGGTGATGGGTCTTGTTGAGCCGCTGAAGCGGCTGCCTGAGTTGCTGCGTCTGCGGCGCTTATTAAAGGCGCATTTTTTGACCTGGCAGCCTGCTATTGTTATCGGTATTGATTCCCCTGATTTTAATCTAAATATTGAACTGTATCTGCGTCAGCGTGGTATGAAAACACTGCACTATGTCAGTCCATCGGTATGGGCTTGGCGACAGGGGCGGGTGAAGAAAATCGCTAAGGCGGTAGATCATATGCTTACCCTGTTTCCCTTTGAAGAGCAGTTCTATCAAGAACACGGTGTTCCGGTGACCTGTGTGGGCCACCCCTTGGCAGATCAGATTCCACTGCATGATCAGCGTGCAGAGGCCAGAACAGAACTTGATGTTGAGGATGGTCATCCGGTGCTAGCGATTTTGCCCGGAAGCCGCAGTGGGGAGGTCGCCCAGCTTATCGAGCCCTTTCTAAATGCGGCGCAATGGTTGCGGTCTGCGCAGCCAAATATTGAATTTTTAATTCCGGCCGCCAATGTGGAGCGCAAGCAGCAGATATTGCAGGCGGTGGCGACACTTTCTAGGGACTTACCAGTGCGCGTGGTGCTTGGCCAGTCTCGCACCGTGATGGCGGCGTCGGATGTGGTGTTAATGGCGTCCGGTACTACCAGTCTTGAAGCCTTACTTCTGCAGAGGCCGATGGTGGTCGCTTATCGATTTGGTAAATGGTCTTACCAAATATTTTCTCGCCTGGTGAAGACGCCGTTCTTCTCGCTACCTAATTTATTAGCGCAGCGAGCATTGGTGCCTGAGTTATTGCAAGATGAGGTGTGTGCAGAGGTGATTGGTCCGCTATTATTAGAGCAGCTAAATAATGCGAATCACCGCGACACCTTGGTAGCCGAATTCCAAATTATTCACCGGCAGTTAGCGCGTGGAGCTAGCGAGCGCGCTGCTGACATTGTGCTGCAATGCGCCGGAGTCGAGGATGTCTGA
- the dnaE gene encoding DNA polymerase III subunit alpha, producing the protein MIADQFVHLRVHSEYSIVDGLIRVKALAKRVADLNMPAVALTDLNNFYALIKFQKAATGAGIKPIFGSDLLVRDDDDPDQTSVLCLLAQNQTGYRNLTELISRAYLEGQYQGRAYVNRSWVEQASEGLIALSGGREGDVGQLLMAGKPQAAAASLARWLGVFPDRFYIELQRTGRQYEDEYLHAAVALAEQADCPVVATNDVRFLDSDEFDAHEARVCIRDGRVLDDPRRPRNYSEQQCLRSAEEMQALFADIPEALQNSVEIAKRCNLTIQLGTYYLPEYPIPAGQTQEEFFRELCHNGLDERLDFLFDSNSPEFVDHQKEYRDRLDFELNVILQMGFPGYFLIVMDFIQWAKDHDIPVGPGRGSGAGSLVAYALKITDLDPIQYDLLFERFLNPERVSMPDFDVDFCMDGRDRVINYVADNYGRDAVSQIITFGTMAAKAVVRDVARVQGKPYGLADKLSKMIPFEVGMTLTKAHEQEEVLREFLVNDEAAQEIWDMAVQLEGVVRGVGKHAGGVVIAPSKLTDFAPLYCDDAGGGLVTQFDKNDVEDAGLVKFDFLGLRTLTIIDWALKIINAQRAQVDEAALDIMAIPLQDRATFELLKRAETTAVFQLESRGMKDLIKRLLPDCFEDIIALVALFRPGPLQSGMVDDFINRKHGRAEVAYPHPQYQHDCLKPVLGPTYGIILYQEQVMQIAQEMGGYTLGGADLLRRAMGKKKPEEMEKQRVLFQAGAVEKGFQEELASNIFDLMEKFAGYGFNKSHSAAYALVSYQTAWLKTHYPAPFMAAVMSSELDNTDKIVIFIEECREMKLDYKLPSVNEGEYMFTVNDRGQIVYGLGAIKGLGEGPVENMIAARNAGGPFVNLFEFCERTDPRKVNKRAIDALIRSGAFDDWGEDRAILMAAMPEAVKGAEQSAKNTDSGMTDLFGETLAVVSRDVYAPFQDVRRWTSKERLLGEKETLGLYVTGHPIDDYEAELRRFVPKKIVDLNPEKHPQTIAGLVMSTRTMRNKRGDTMAFVLLDDRTARIEVALFSDAYDACREKLVKDTVIVVEGVCSNDEYSGGKKMRVKAVRSIAEARDQSAKELQISVSADSLGNEGLDRLKGALNVARGGRCPVVIHYRRPEGEGRICLGDNWRILPNDELLLRLRDECGANNVVINYD; encoded by the coding sequence ATGATTGCAGATCAATTCGTTCACCTGCGTGTGCATTCCGAATATTCAATCGTCGATGGCTTAATACGCGTTAAGGCTTTGGCGAAGCGGGTCGCCGATCTTAATATGCCGGCGGTTGCATTGACTGATCTCAATAATTTTTACGCGCTGATCAAATTTCAAAAGGCGGCGACCGGCGCAGGTATTAAGCCGATTTTCGGCAGTGACCTGTTAGTGCGTGACGACGATGATCCCGATCAGACGAGTGTGCTGTGCTTACTAGCGCAAAACCAAACGGGCTACCGCAATCTTACAGAACTAATATCGCGCGCTTATTTAGAGGGCCAGTATCAGGGTCGGGCTTACGTTAATCGCAGCTGGGTGGAGCAGGCAAGTGAGGGGCTTATTGCCTTGTCTGGCGGCCGTGAGGGCGATGTGGGTCAATTGCTGATGGCAGGTAAACCACAGGCAGCGGCTGCTAGTCTCGCTCGTTGGCTCGGCGTTTTTCCAGATCGCTTCTATATTGAATTGCAGCGAACCGGTCGGCAGTACGAAGATGAGTATCTGCATGCGGCTGTTGCCTTGGCGGAACAGGCCGACTGTCCGGTGGTGGCCACCAATGATGTCCGGTTTCTAGATTCCGATGAGTTTGATGCTCATGAGGCGCGGGTTTGTATTCGCGATGGTCGAGTCTTGGATGATCCGCGCCGGCCGCGAAATTACAGCGAGCAACAATGCTTGCGCAGCGCCGAAGAGATGCAGGCCTTATTTGCTGATATTCCTGAGGCCTTGCAGAATAGCGTTGAAATAGCCAAGCGGTGTAATTTAACTATTCAACTCGGTACTTATTATCTTCCCGAATACCCCATTCCAGCGGGCCAAACCCAGGAAGAGTTTTTCCGTGAGCTATGTCATAACGGCCTGGACGAGCGCTTGGACTTTCTTTTTGATAGCAACTCGCCTGAGTTTGTCGATCATCAAAAAGAATATCGAGATCGTCTCGATTTTGAACTCAACGTTATTCTGCAAATGGGGTTTCCGGGTTACTTCCTGATCGTTATGGATTTCATCCAGTGGGCCAAAGATCATGACATTCCTGTGGGTCCTGGTCGGGGTTCCGGTGCGGGATCACTGGTAGCCTATGCCTTAAAGATTACTGATCTTGACCCTATTCAATATGACTTACTGTTCGAACGATTTTTGAACCCTGAGCGGGTATCGATGCCCGATTTCGATGTCGATTTTTGTATGGACGGTCGCGACCGGGTTATCAATTATGTCGCCGACAATTATGGTCGCGACGCGGTTAGTCAAATTATTACCTTTGGTACGATGGCTGCAAAAGCTGTGGTGCGTGATGTTGCGAGGGTGCAGGGCAAGCCCTATGGTCTTGCTGATAAACTTTCAAAAATGATTCCATTTGAAGTTGGGATGACACTTACCAAGGCCCATGAACAAGAAGAAGTCTTGCGTGAGTTTTTGGTAAACGACGAAGCCGCCCAAGAAATTTGGGACATGGCAGTGCAATTAGAAGGTGTGGTGCGCGGCGTGGGTAAACACGCAGGCGGGGTGGTGATTGCGCCATCGAAGCTGACGGATTTCGCTCCCCTGTATTGCGATGATGCCGGCGGTGGTCTGGTAACCCAGTTTGATAAAAACGATGTCGAAGACGCGGGTCTCGTTAAGTTTGATTTCTTGGGTTTACGAACCCTGACAATTATCGATTGGGCGCTCAAAATTATAAATGCTCAGCGCGCTCAAGTAGATGAAGCCGCCCTGGACATCATGGCGATTCCTTTGCAGGATAGGGCTACCTTTGAACTGTTAAAACGGGCCGAAACCACCGCGGTATTCCAGTTGGAATCTCGGGGTATGAAAGACCTGATTAAGCGCTTACTGCCAGATTGCTTTGAAGATATTATCGCTCTTGTGGCCCTGTTCCGTCCGGGACCTCTGCAGTCAGGGATGGTTGATGACTTTATTAACCGCAAGCATGGGCGGGCAGAGGTAGCCTATCCGCATCCCCAATATCAACATGATTGTTTGAAGCCGGTTTTGGGGCCGACCTACGGTATTATTTTGTACCAAGAGCAGGTAATGCAGATTGCCCAGGAAATGGGTGGCTACACTCTTGGTGGTGCTGACCTATTGCGTCGCGCCATGGGTAAGAAAAAGCCCGAGGAGATGGAAAAACAGCGGGTCTTATTTCAGGCTGGTGCGGTTGAAAAAGGCTTTCAGGAAGAGCTCGCGTCTAACATCTTTGACTTGATGGAGAAATTCGCCGGCTACGGTTTTAACAAATCGCACTCTGCTGCATACGCCTTAGTTTCCTATCAAACCGCCTGGTTGAAGACCCATTATCCGGCGCCATTTATGGCCGCGGTAATGAGTTCGGAATTGGATAATACCGATAAGATCGTTATTTTTATCGAAGAATGTCGGGAAATGAAACTGGACTATAAACTGCCTTCGGTAAATGAAGGTGAGTATATGTTCACGGTTAACGATCGCGGTCAGATCGTTTACGGGCTGGGCGCGATTAAAGGTTTGGGCGAAGGCCCAGTTGAGAATATGATAGCGGCGCGCAATGCGGGCGGGCCATTTGTAAACTTGTTTGAATTTTGTGAGCGCACTGATCCGCGAAAGGTAAATAAGAGAGCGATAGACGCGCTGATTCGCTCGGGTGCTTTTGACGACTGGGGTGAAGATCGCGCCATCTTGATGGCGGCCATGCCTGAGGCTGTAAAAGGGGCCGAGCAGTCAGCTAAGAATACCGACAGCGGTATGACTGACTTGTTTGGCGAGACCTTAGCCGTCGTCAGCCGCGATGTATATGCACCCTTTCAAGACGTGCGTCGCTGGACGAGTAAGGAGCGCTTGCTGGGTGAGAAGGAAACCCTTGGACTTTATGTTACCGGGCACCCTATCGACGACTACGAAGCTGAGCTACGACGTTTCGTGCCAAAAAAGATTGTGGATCTAAACCCGGAAAAGCATCCGCAAACCATTGCCGGCTTAGTGATGAGTACGCGGACCATGAGAAATAAGCGCGGTGATACCATGGCCTTTGTGTTATTGGATGATCGCACCGCTCGCATCGAAGTTGCCTTGTTCAGCGACGCGTATGACGCCTGCCGTGAGAAGCTGGTGAAGGATACCGTGATCGTCGTTGAGGGTGTCTGTAGCAATGATGAGTATAGCGGTGGCAAAAAGATGCGCGTTAAGGCGGTGCGAAGTATCGCTGAGGCAAGGGATCAGAGCGCCAAAGAATTGCAGATTTCGGTTTCCGCTGACAGCTTGGGAAATGAAGGTCTTGATCGCCTGAAAGGGGCTTTAAATGTGGCCAGAGGTGGTCGTTGCCCGGTAGTTATCCATTACCGTCGCCCAGAGGGCGAAGGTCGTATTTGTCTGGGTGACAATTGGCGAATCCTGCCAAATGATGAGTTATTACTGCGATTGCGTGACGAGTGTGGCGCAAATAACGTGGTGATCAATTACGATTAA
- the rnhB gene encoding ribonuclease HII — protein MSEIDDLFAEFDVPLLTAGVDEVGRGPLCGDVVTAAVILDPQKPISGLNDSKKLTEKRREALFIEIKEKALSYCIARASVAEIDELNILQASLLAMHRAVAGLAVQPEFVLVDGNRLPNWPYRAQAVVKGDSRVPAIAAASILAKVIRDREMAEMDVLYPGYGMAGHKGYPTKVHLAALRSLGVTPIHRRSYAPVRAILEAEQ, from the coding sequence ATGTCTGAGATTGATGACTTATTTGCCGAGTTTGATGTTCCGCTATTAACCGCAGGTGTTGACGAGGTGGGGCGGGGGCCCTTGTGCGGTGACGTTGTGACGGCCGCCGTTATTCTGGATCCTCAAAAACCTATTTCCGGTTTGAATGATTCTAAAAAATTGACAGAAAAACGCCGCGAAGCACTTTTTATCGAAATAAAAGAGAAGGCCCTGAGTTATTGCATTGCCAGAGCGTCGGTGGCCGAAATCGACGAGCTGAATATATTACAGGCAAGTCTATTGGCCATGCATCGCGCCGTCGCTGGTTTGGCAGTGCAACCCGAATTTGTGTTGGTAGATGGTAATCGTCTGCCAAATTGGCCCTACCGCGCCCAAGCGGTAGTCAAAGGTGACAGCCGAGTGCCTGCTATCGCCGCTGCGTCGATTTTGGCAAAAGTAATCCGCGACCGCGAAATGGCTGAAATGGATGTTTTATATCCAGGCTATGGCATGGCGGGTCACAAAGGGTATCCAACCAAGGTCCATTTGGCGGCTTTGAGATCCCTAGGTGTTACGCCAATTCATCGGCGTAGTTATGCTCCAGTCCGGGCTATCTTAGAGGCTGAGCAATGA
- a CDS encoding OmpH family outer membrane protein, with the protein MKFSKVIAAAVMVLWACGTMAEGRVAVFDVEAAVLNTDVAKKRLTAMRNQAEYKKNVSELEALKKNYDKQVEQFQRDFDILSAEQRLAVKNKIDTARDDGEHLARKIEAANQQEAQSILQELGPKLQQILPDLIKAENIGLLLPRKQVLHADVSFDITAKVADKLNQTK; encoded by the coding sequence ATGAAGTTTTCCAAAGTTATCGCGGCGGCAGTAATGGTATTGTGGGCTTGCGGCACTATGGCAGAAGGCCGAGTCGCCGTTTTTGATGTTGAGGCTGCGGTACTTAATACCGATGTCGCGAAGAAGCGTTTGACGGCTATGCGCAATCAAGCAGAATACAAAAAAAATGTTTCTGAACTAGAAGCATTAAAGAAGAATTATGACAAGCAGGTTGAGCAGTTTCAGCGTGATTTTGATATTTTGAGCGCCGAGCAACGTCTGGCTGTTAAAAATAAAATTGATACTGCTCGAGATGATGGCGAGCACCTTGCGCGTAAAATAGAGGCGGCAAATCAGCAGGAAGCTCAGTCTATTCTTCAAGAGCTGGGACCAAAGCTACAGCAAATTTTGCCAGACCTTATCAAGGCAGAGAATATTGGTTTGCTGTTGCCGCGTAAGCAGGTGCTGCATGCTGATGTTAGCTTCGATATCACGGCAAAAGTCGCAGATAAATTGAATCAAACAAAGTAG
- the lpxA gene encoding acyl-ACP--UDP-N-acetylglucosamine O-acyltransferase yields MIVTDNIHPSAVVDPRAIIDPSAVLAAGVKVGPWTIVGAGVEIGEGSDIRSHVVLMGPTKIGKNNRIYQFSTIGDDTPDLKYKGEATELIIGDDNVIREGVTIHRGTIQDRGKTIIGNKNLLMAYVHVGHDSVIGDNCILVNNAALAGHVVVGDWAILSGFTLVHQFCHIGAHSFAGFGCGISKDVPAYVTVSGTPAQAKTINSEGLKRRGFTADAIAAIRRAYKIIYRQNKTVEEALMALAPISAEFPEVQLLVDSLKQSQRGIVR; encoded by the coding sequence TTGATAGTGACAGATAATATTCATCCATCCGCAGTAGTTGATCCCCGCGCGATTATTGACCCCAGCGCGGTACTCGCCGCGGGTGTAAAAGTGGGCCCCTGGACAATAGTGGGTGCAGGCGTAGAGATCGGCGAAGGTTCTGATATTCGCTCTCATGTTGTGCTGATGGGGCCAACAAAAATTGGTAAGAATAATCGCATCTACCAGTTTTCGACTATTGGTGATGATACCCCTGACTTGAAGTATAAGGGTGAAGCCACGGAGCTAATTATCGGCGACGATAATGTGATTCGCGAAGGCGTCACTATTCACCGCGGTACGATTCAAGATCGCGGTAAGACCATTATAGGTAATAAGAATTTACTGATGGCTTATGTGCATGTCGGTCATGATTCAGTGATCGGAGACAACTGTATTCTCGTTAATAATGCAGCGCTGGCCGGTCATGTGGTTGTTGGCGATTGGGCTATCTTAAGCGGCTTCACACTTGTTCATCAGTTTTGTCATATTGGTGCCCACAGTTTTGCCGGGTTTGGTTGCGGGATTAGTAAAGATGTCCCCGCCTATGTGACCGTGAGTGGTACACCCGCGCAAGCAAAGACCATCAATAGTGAAGGCTTAAAGCGTCGCGGGTTTACTGCGGACGCTATTGCGGCCATTCGCCGCGCTTATAAAATTATTTATCGTCAGAACAAAACGGTAGAAGAAGCCTTAATGGCGTTAGCACCTATTTCTGCTGAGTTCCCCGAAGTGCAATTGTTGGTAGATTCATTGAAACAATCTCAACGCGGCATTGTGCGTTAA
- a CDS encoding acetyl-CoA carboxylase carboxyltransferase subunit alpha, with protein MNPNYLDFEQPIAELEAKIEELQLVGSDNDLNITEEIAKLREKSSKLTEKIFSNLTPWNVVKIARHPMRPYTLDYIRRIFTDFDELHGDRHFGDDSAIVAGIGKLNGMPVMVIGQEKGRGVTEKVKRNFGMPKPEGYRKALRLMELAERYHLPIVTLIDTPGAYPGIDSEERGISEAIAQNLAVMSRLKTPIVCVVIGEGSSGGALGIGVGDHIAMLQYSTYFVISPEGCANIIWKSSEFAPDAAEAMGLTSTILQELGIVDATIPEPRGGAHRDIDLSAARVRDHIATEITRLQGLSEKELLDTRYERLMSYGVS; from the coding sequence ATGAATCCGAACTATCTTGATTTTGAACAACCGATTGCTGAGCTGGAAGCCAAAATCGAAGAGCTACAGCTAGTCGGAAGCGACAACGACCTCAATATCACTGAAGAAATCGCCAAGCTGCGTGAGAAAAGTAGCAAGCTGACGGAAAAGATTTTCTCAAATCTGACTCCGTGGAATGTGGTCAAGATCGCTCGTCACCCAATGCGGCCCTACACGCTTGACTATATTCGTCGTATTTTTACCGACTTCGACGAGTTGCACGGCGATCGTCATTTTGGTGATGATTCCGCGATAGTGGCCGGTATTGGTAAGCTTAACGGCATGCCGGTAATGGTGATTGGTCAGGAAAAAGGCCGCGGTGTCACTGAGAAAGTAAAACGCAATTTTGGCATGCCTAAACCCGAGGGTTATCGCAAAGCCCTGCGTTTGATGGAGCTGGCAGAGCGTTATCACTTACCAATTGTCACTTTAATTGACACCCCGGGCGCATACCCAGGTATCGACAGTGAAGAGCGCGGCATCAGTGAGGCGATTGCACAAAACCTTGCGGTGATGTCACGCCTCAAAACACCGATAGTCTGCGTTGTGATTGGTGAGGGGAGTTCCGGTGGAGCCCTGGGTATCGGTGTTGGTGATCATATTGCGATGCTGCAATATTCAACCTACTTTGTTATTTCGCCAGAAGGCTGCGCCAATATTATTTGGAAGAGCTCAGAGTTTGCGCCAGATGCGGCAGAGGCGATGGGTTTGACCTCTACCATTCTTCAAGAGCTGGGTATTGTGGACGCCACTATTCCCGAGCCACGTGGTGGCGCGCACCGCGATATTGATCTGAGTGCGGCGCGGGTGCGTGATCATATTGCGACCGAAATTACCCGATTGCAGGGCTTGTCAGAAAAAGAACTGCTTGATACGCGCTACGAGCGTTTAATGTCTTACGGTGTTAGCTAA